TAAAATACAGCTGTGTAAAAACATTAGGTCCTAAATTTTAGGACCTATCCAGGTCTTAAAACAGAGTGATAACTGTAGGTTTTCCAATCTGTTTCCAATGATAAagtgcttcattttatttaccCAAACTTTAGTGGCAGAAAAACGTCAGAGCTCCAACTTTAACCAGTGCTGGGGCCAAGATACTCATGAGCTTCACTGGGACACTCACAGGCTAGGAAGCCActgtccccgccccctcctgcagGGCATATGTGAAGCTGGTGAGGGGCCAATTCAGTGGCGacaccttctcctcttcctcctaaCATCACTGCAGAGGTGGGCTTCGGCCTGGTGACAGTGACTCCTCTCTGcagaacacccccacccccggctggaGCCCGGGTGGCCCACAGCTTCTCCTGCTGTGCGACTCCCTGCCCGAGAACAGATCCTAAGAGGCACCGCGGTGTAGGGGGGCGGCTGCAGCACAGACCCCTGACAGAGCTCGCTTTTGGGAAATGCTTTCAGGTAGCCTTGCAGGGTGTGCACACCCTTCTCCTAACCGCCCAACGTGCTGCAAATATCAGTGACTCCTCTTCTGGGGGATCCCGAAGGCTTGAGTCAGGGGCCCATCTGTTCTCTACTTGAACTCGGTAACAAGGTGACAGACACACGTGCCTGGCTTTCCAGATAGGCCTTCATCCCACCCCAGGACAGTGAGACGAAGCGGCCCTCGGCAGAAACCAGGCAGGGCGACAGATCCCATCTTCCCCCGGTGCCCTTGCAGTCAGGACTTCAGGCCCATCTTGGCCATCATCTCTTCATAGACCGTCCACGCCATGGCTGCCATCAGAGTCCTGCGGAGGGCCCGGGGGACACTGCCGTGGAAGAAGCCACGCAGCCCATGGTCCTAGGAGGAAAACGGATGTCACTACTCTGCTAAGTAGCAAAACAATTATACCTGGCACAAGAGTGAGGGCGTCTCCCTGTTACTGCATTTTGGAGTCTCAGCTTTTAGACTTTTATAAATAACGTCAAAACTATGACTAGTGGTTCCAAGGAGACAataaacttgaatttttttttattattattactattttctaTATAGAGGCTAAACCTTATCTTTCTAGGCTTGCTCTGCCCAGGGGGATCATTTCTTAGCTGAAAAATCTTTCCACGGGGCTGCTGGGCACAGGAGTTCAGCAGGTGCAGTGCGCACAGCACCCCAGTGGCCGCTAGAGTCCGGATGAAGGGCTGCTCGCCaaggcctgggccctggaggaAAAAGGTGCCTTTGTGGCAATTTCTCTGCCTAGAGGAAGCATctgtccttcttttcttttttttcttggtaattcACTGTATATTCTCGGTGGCCCTGTACCAACGTTTAAAGACAAAACACCTCTTGTTCCTCCCTGATAATCTGGAGTGATTTGTTCATTCCTACTGTTCTCGTTCCTGGCACTTTCACATACACTGAAGAGTACATTTCAAGCTTTATGATTCTgggtacagagaagaaaaaagcaggcAACGGGACGATCGGAGTCACGACTATTTGCTCACACCCAGGGTGGAACAGACGGTTGACGTAGCCGATGCATACGCTTCCCCCGCTGCAAACTGAGAGCTCCAGAAAATCCCACAGATGCAGGCGACAAGTTGACCGTGGACAAGAGCTTCTAGCCAACGGTGCCTGTTTGCCAAGGGCCAACTCAGGAGCTTTTAAATAGTACTTTAGTGCACTTCACATCTCCTTGTTCTCTTCAATAATATTTGTGTGAGGGCAGACAGCTAGAATCGAAACAATGTGTTTGTGGTGTTTTTTCTGACTCTATTTCCTCCTGAGTTCTTGATCAGATCCTTAGGTCCCCCCAGATCACCTCATTCAATAGGTCTGGGGTAGAACCCTTCACAAATATCACAGGTTGTCCTACTGTAgccccccaccaaccccccccccaaaaaacaaaaaaaaacccaggttttgggcagtggttctcaaccttggtaACACACTGGAACCACTGAGGAACTtaaaatactgatgcctgggAATCGCCCTCCAGAGATTCTGATATAATCAGCCCAGGTGATTCTCTTGTGTAAAGGATAAGAGTTACTaccacagggtccagcagaagtaacaccatcAGGGTACGTGAACGTctcacacgagatggacagcaatttgaacattttacttaaaatgtcctatggtgtgtctgagtgtgatactgttatgttacagaatgacatgcttacaattttgtaataaaagcttTTTGTGTAATAAAATAGGGACATtatctgtgccagaccctgtactcTAGAGAGAGAGCCCTAACCACAGTAAGAACAAACACTTATTCTCTCCACCTCACCTTGAAGATGATTGCCACCGCCTGGCCAAACCACCGAAATTTCACCGGGGAGAGCTGCATGTGAGTTTTGATGACATCCGCAGGCTGCGTCACCAGCGAGGCCAGAACACCAGCAAATACCCCACAGCCGAAATTTGCGGCGGGAACCAGGGCTGCATCCAGCTGGTCTGAAACAGCACAGGGGTGACATTCGGTGATATGTAAACCGCACACTCATCAGATAAGCATCAATGCCAAGAGGCCCACTCATTCTTCCCCAAAGCCACAAGGGTCTAGATTCAAACAAGGTTAAGAAGTAAAACTTCTAAAGGTCTAACTGATAGAGGTAGATGGGACAATGGAGTGAAAATTTCATCTCTTTCCTACCATCACATAATAACTGACTCAGGCAAGAACCAATGACTGGTGCTCAGACACACGGATGACAGGAACAGGGTGTTTCATATGGATTTATGTAGGTTCAGAGTATCTCCCCACAGAGATACTTACAtgtcacaaaagaaaaagcaactgaGTTTTCAGTGGAGACGCAATCTTATCCCCGTGATAAAAAGTGGACACCACCCACAACGGGTCACACTGATGCCATGAGCCTCCTGATGGAAGGCACTGGGGACACAACATCGCTTACGAGGTCCTTTTGCTAAAAATGTGTAACTGAACCTAGTTACAAGGAAACACCGGGAAAACCTAGGCTGAGATTATGAAGCTGGTCTATACtgtgggaaattaaaaaaaaaaaaagttgccacaAAGTATAAAGGCTGGAACAACTGCAGAAACTAAGACTCTAATTGGACTTTAAAGAGCTGTATCTGTGTTGCCCCTGACCcgcatggctcagttggtcgggtgtcatcccgcaaagcaaaaggtcgctgtttgattcccagtcagagcacacgcctgggttgtaggttcagtccctgccagggcacacgtgagaagcaaccaatggatgtttctctatcacatcaatgcttcttcccctctctttccttctctcaaaaataaataaataaaaatctttaaaaaataaatcaaagaactGTACCTATGCTAAATTTCCTGAATCTGGTAAGATGGTcacataaaaatgtctttgttcttaGGAAAGACATTTCCTTGTTCTTGTTCTTAGGAAATGCACACTGAGGTACTTAAGGGTGAAGGAGCATCATGTCTGCAAGttaccctttttattttttaaagaattttattcatttatttttagagagggaagggagggagatagagagagagagagaaacatcaatgtgtggttgctgggggtcatggcctgcaacccaggcatgtgccctggctgggaatcgaacctgagatgctttggttcccagcccacgctcaatccactgagctacgccagccagggctgcaagttACTCTTAAATGGTTTGAAAAAGAACCAAttatacacacagaaaaagaataaaaaggggtTATGAAGTTATCTGTATTATCCTTGTGGGATTTTTGTGAGtttcaaataaaacttaaaacactCGCAAAGACGGGCTGAGAAGGTAAAAACGCACACCCGAGTTCCCTCCTGCCTTGCCCCGCACTGCAAAACGAGGCCGTGACCCGCAGTGTCACTCCCCCCGGTGCCCGGGGAGAAGCAAGTCTCCCCGAGCACCCCGCCAGCAGCTCCTCACCCCCATCACTATGCCGACACCCCAGCTTTCCCAGTTTATTGACTCGGGTGCAATTCTTTGCTCGAGTCACCCGCAGACGCCACACCGAACGCAGGACCGTTCTACCGGGTGTTTCTATCAGCAGGTGGCTCTGCCTGGGTGGGCGTGCGCCGCCCACTGCGTGTGCCCACGGCCTGTCCAACAGCAGCGTCCGGGCAGGGTGGCCTGCCAGGATACCACCCGAGGGCAGGCCCCTTTCTCTCCACCCACATGGAGGGCCCGAAAGCACGTTAGCGGGGAACACAGCGAGGGAGGTGAAAATAATGCTTTTCTTTCAGCTCCTAACCACGTGGCGTTTCCCAagctcatctgaaaaatgaatcACATCAACTGCATCTTGAAAAATACCCAGGTCTCCCCACCAGGCTTCTGATTTAGGAGGCCTTGGGTCGGACCCAGCAATCTTAAGGTCAGGCACATTTAGGAAGTATGCTTACAGGCCCTTTGTAAAAGTGCTTTATTCCGCCCCGTCCCCCACTCTAGACTTACAGTACACCCCTTTGCAAAGGCTAAACTGGAAGGGCAGGGGCCGTGTCTGCCGCGTCCCAGCGCCGGGCGCACACCTCACAGTGGGCTGCAGGGGCTCAGGCTCAGCTCCTGAACCGCTGCTAAGAGTCCCAAAGGGTCTCCTGGCCACCACAAACGGTCACAGAGAAAGCGGTGGGAACGAACGCGTCTGGGGAAGGGCCCTTCCCCACCACACCTCCCTTTAGCCATACCGTGCGACACGAGGTTTTTGGTCTGGGTGTAAAACATCAGGTAGATTCCAGAGAAGGGTGCGTCCCGCAGCAGCGTGGCTGTCAGGCCGCTGAAGAGGCCCCGGGGGCCCTCGCTGCGGTAGATGCTCCTCAGGGCCGCGTAGACGCTCTCGTAGCCGTACCTGCCGCTCTGCGGAGGAAGCGCAGGGCCTGGGGCTCGCACCGCACCCAGCCCCTCGGGGCAGGTGGCACTGCCGGGGCACCGCGTGCGCGGAGGGGCTCTCCGGCCACACCGACTCCGTGTTAGTTTATGAACTGGGAGGAGAAGTGACATCCGCGGCCACTTGACTCGAGGCCCGtgcctctgcttccccacccTGAGGGCCTAAAGCAACCCAACTCACCTCGTAACGCGTCTTGATGACAGTGATGGGTGACATGCAGACCCCTGCGACGGAGCGAGAGCCCACCCCCAGCATGACCGACTCCACGGCGGTGGGGGGGTGGCCCCGCAGGAAGTGCTGCTTCAGGGCGTACAGGCTGCTGAAGTAGATCCCGACGCCGGGGACACACCTCACGATGGACTGcggcgggggtggtggggggaggagagaaatgaaggacCCACGCTGTGAGATACTGTCTTGACTGGGTTTCCCCGAATGAGCCAATTTTGCGTGCAAGCAGCTGACTGAAGGTGTGGAGGCAGCGTCAGCAGGAGAGCGGGCAGGCAGCCAAGGAAGGGCGTGTTATCTAATCGGTCACTGCAGCCTAATCCCCGAGGGGAGCTCCGGGCGGGggctgcagtggggagggagggagggaggtctaAACACCCCCTCTCATTTTTCACTGGGGTGAGCACTCATTCCCTGGCACTTCCAAAGTGAGTTCCTAAGACCAGAAAAAGCCTTCAGGCGAAGAAACGCTGCTGTGGGGGTCTCAGCCCTCCTGCACTGAAGGGCAAGGACAAGGGTGTGCTGGCCAGCCGCAGCTGCGTCTGCCCCGGGGCTGTGCTGCACCAGGAAGTGAGGCCTCATCAGGTACAGACCGCACAGTCCCTGCCCccggcctcccccccccctccccccgccagagGTCAGCAACAGCAGGGGACCCGGGCAGGAAGACCTCGGAggtcctcccaccagcccccaacGCTCACGTTTGCTTCAAGGAGAGGATAGCGGGGAAGGTAACAAATGGCTGGTTATGAAGGAGAGGGTGCAAGAGAAGGTCCCAAGGGCAGCTTACTGGAGACATCCCTTTCCAAAGGCCCAGGAGGCTCTCGGTGCGGACCACCTGCAGGAGCAGAGCCAGCATCCCGATGCGTCTGGACCTAAGGGCAGAAGACAgtggggggggcagggatggAGAAGTCACTCAGAccacgtcccccccccccccagaagagAACTCCCCAATCAAAGACCTGTCCGCACGGACGTTTTCCCAGAGCCCTTACGAATCTCAACAACGTGTGCTGGAAGCTCGGAGCTCTTCTGCGTCATGATCTGACACCTACGTGTTTACCTGTCCGTTCACACTGCACGCAAGGGGGTCACTTCTGTTTTACAGCCTTCCATCCTACCGGTACCACACACTCCCCCCAGTGCTGACCCCCAATATGGGGACACAAAAAAGGCACTCAATACCTGCGGCTCAGTTCTGGCACCACAGGCTagcaaataaaatgcaaatgccACTGAGGCAGGTCCCGGGAAGCTGCTCAGGGAAGGACCCCATTTGATTAGTAATAAATCACATTAGTTAATGTAAAAAGCattcacaggggaaaaaaacatgcagaaaacCCATGAGAGCTGGGCCTGGCCCGTCCGCCTGTGAGCGCCCAGAGGAGGGAAGGTGACACAGCACAGGACAGGTGCTCCGGTGTCTGAGAAGCTGCTGCAACCGGTTCTTCGGGAAATGGGGACAGCGGGCCTCACCCAGGGGCCAAGGGCTGGAGGGTCTGCAGGCGCGTTTTGAGGAGGTCCAGCGGCTGGAAGAGGAGGGTGGAGCAGGTGCCGCTGATGGAGCCGCACAGGAAAGCCTTGATCACCGGATGCAGCTGCAGGGCAAGGGGACAGTGTCAGCAGCTCGGCCTCAGCGGGCCTCTCCTGTGCAAGGGTCCCGCAGAAACCGGCCCCCCCAGGGGGTGCCCTGCCTGATCTTCCCGCTTCGGAGGAGGGAAAAGCGTCGCCAGGTGTGAACAGCGCCACCAGGCTGTTGGGAGCGCAGGACACCGCGAGGGGTAGCTCTCTGGTCTATGGGCATGGACAATAACTTTGCTCCTACTGAGCACCGTGTCTATTTCCATCTGTGCGTTATGTCACTAACCATCCCTCCCCAGGTGTCCCCACGATAAAAGCTATTGCCCATCTCCTTATCGTCACAAAAGCAAAGTCAACTGATCACGGTGATTAAACGCCGAACAGCTGGGTTCCAGGCTCCCGTGGCGCCAGGGCCTGTGGCCGTTCAGGGCAACAAGGAAGTGAAACCTTAAGCTCAGCAGCAACACAGATGCAGGCACCACTTCCTCTGGAACCtgtgaatttctttattttaaaactttccagtttctagagggagagcaagaaattgaaaatttatctgcaaaaataatgaaagaggacttccccagtctggcaaaggaaaagctggacccaaggaggaacacaccaaggcacatcatcattacattacacaagattaaacgTAAGGAgcgaatcctagaagcagcaagaggaaaggatacagttacctacaaaggagttcccatcagactgtcagctgatttctcaaaagagaccttgcaggcaagaaggggccggaaagaaagtatttgaagtcatgaaaggcaaggacctgcatcccagactgctctatccagcgaagctttcatttagaatggaagggcagataaagtgcttcccagataaggtcaagttaaaggagttcatcattacccagaccttattatatgaaatgtgaaagggacttatctaagaaaaagagtaagatcaaaactaggagaagtaaaatgacaacaaactcacaactatcaataactaaacctaaaaaaagcaaaaacaaaactaagcaaacaactagaacaggaacagaatcacagaaatggagatcacatggggggttctcggtggggaaggagaggggagagaatgggggaaaaggtacagggaataagtagcatagatggtaggtagaaaatagacagggggaggttaagaatagtacaggaaatgtagaagccaaagaacttatatgtatgacccatggacatgaactatgggggggagggggaggcaggtgggagggggtgtgcagggcagagaggaataaaggtgggaaaaatggaacaactgtaatagcataatcaataaatatatttttaaaaaggaaaaataaaataaaacttcccttCTCTCACACCCACACGTCTCTCTGGGACGTAAGCAGCTCGCAGTGCTGGGCACAGACGGGTGGCCTCCCCTGGTCTGGCAGGCTCTCCTTTCAGCCAGGACAGTCACACACACGGGCGAATCCAGAGGCGCCGCCGGGAAGGGCAGGACTCCATCAAAACCAACTGTACTCCCCCCATGCAAGCCCCAGAGCCCTCTCGGCACGCCCCAGGACCCAGCCTCAATCACACACACTTTCACAAAAGACCCTTTCACAAATCCAATGAGAGGTTGGCCATTTCTCCATCAGGAAGGATAGATGGCTGGAGTTACGGCAAATACAACTAGCATGGCTCCCGGTGCTTTGACAAAAACTCAGGCGTGCAGCCTTCTGGCCAAACACGCACTATTCCATTGTTGGAGTGATCACTGCACCCCGGCGGCTGCACGCAGCAGCTTTCTGTAAGTTTGCATCTGGGCCAAACCAAGACGGCACGCACCGACTGCCACAGAAATTACCATTCCATGACATATTTTGAGGAGATGAGGAAGGCTGACATCTCAGAGGGCAAAGTGATTTTGGGAGGTCAAGAATTTATTTGGGGTGAGTTCTGTGGAAGTGTGTCACTGACCCATGACCCTGAACTATGAAACATGAGTGGAGGATTTGTTTCtctagataaataaaaaattaagaaatactgTGAAAAAAGGTCCAACCAGGAAAGGAAGCCTTCTCCAAAGGAAGACACTTGGCAAATTCCACTCAAAAAGGTCTTCTCTCCCCtcatcattttaaagattttacttatttatttttagagagaagggaagggcgggagagagagagagggagagaaacctcaatgtgtgagagatacatcgatcagttgcctcttgcacgccccaaactggggagctggcccacaacccaggcctatgccctgactgggaatcgaaccaatgacctttggtttgcaagccggcactcaatccactgggccacaccagccagggctcccctcattatatttaaataaatggtgtACTGTGATCCCAAAACACTATTAAGATGAATATGAAGGTGCCTTTAACCACAGTGCTCGTAATCTGTGACGTTTGTTTCCCAGAGAAGAGAGGTCACCCCACATTCCACCAGCCCAGCCAGCCTCAAGCCCTAACTGGAACCACTGCGAAGGCCAACGGGGAACGGACTGGATAAGTTCACACAGCAAATACTGGAGCTTGTAACTAGGTCCAGGCAGCTCGCGAAAGGGTCAGAAGGCGGCAGCACTGGCGAGACGACGAGTGAAACAGCACCACGTGTCCTTCCACAGGTCTGAGTCGCGCAGAGCCCTCTCGCCCAAGGACGGGTGCCTGCCCCTTCTGCTCACACGTACTCCCCGAAGCGCCGCGTTTCTCGGCCTCACCCGAGACTCCGCAGCATCCGTGAGCcactctcccctgcacccccggCCTCTCCCTTCCAGTGGCAGATCTCCTCCGGGGCCTGGAGACCCGCTCCCCAGCGCCCGGCACTAGTCACCCCTCAGGCCCCACCGTTTGTCGTCCCGCTGAGGCCTCTCCACTAAGCTGCCTGCCCGCTTGCCAAGGCCTCGCTGCGCCCCGGGGCCCTGCCCCGCCTGTGTCCTTCTCTTACGTGGCCTCTCTGCTGCATCTGAAACGGCTGACAGCCTCGCCTCTCAGCTTCTGggtttcctctcctctccccaggggGCCTGCTGGCTCTTCTTTGCTGCAGTTGTTGATGCTCCTCTTATCTCCTCCGCGGCAGCCTCTCAGGGCGACCTCGCCCTGCCCACGCCCACACCACGCACAGCGGCAATGCCCGCACCTCAGCCCggggcagcctccctgcaggCTCCGCTATTCCCATGCCTCCTCCACCTCCCGTCGGCACACCGGGGTCTGAAACTCGGCGTTCCAAAACAGAAACTCAGTCAACCAAAGGGTctggggttcgattcccagtcagggcctccTTGGAAGTCAGGGTtatgggccagttccccagtagggggtgtgcaagaggcaaccacacattgatgtttctctccctcccttaccatcttaaaaataaaatcttaaaatcttatacccattgattccagagagaggagaatgaagagagaaacactgacccaGCATGCACCCTGCTCGGGGATGGAACCcgcagccaggcatgtgccccgcaACCTAGACgagtgccccaactgggaaccaaacccgtgacctttcggtttatgggaggacgctccaaccaactgagccacccggccagggctgctgccaTTCTTCAGTGTGACAATCTAAGGAAAGAGGTCGGTGCCCCCGACTAAACAGTCAGGTTTAACCAATCTCACCGGCCCCAGCCGCTCCAGTCCACTTCCTACCCGGCAGCCAGAGTCATGTCTTAAAACTGCAAGTCTGCCCACCCGCGTCCAGAAGCAAACACCTTCAGGGAGAGGGCCGAATCAAAACTGAACAATACCCTTTCATCGTTCCTCATTCCTTTCAGGGAAGAGTCCaaactgctggctggtgacctcCCCTGAGTCACCAGCCCCTGTCTTACCTTCACTGCCGGCGCTCTAGGCCTTTCACCTCTTACATGCTCTGCAGTTACAACTGTAACGGCTCACTGCCTTCCTCTGACCTCTGTGAGAACCCTGCCCTAGTTTCCCCACGCCTAAGGAATCCCTGGGGGCCTCTGCAGAGACCTCATCAGCTCTGGAAAGCCCCCCTCAGCTCTTCTCCCACACCTGAGCCCGTCTCCCTGTGACTGAGGGTCCAGGACAGGTGAGGCCATAACTCCCGGCTGTGCAGTTCACGGTGGCACCCCCAGCACTGACCACGgagcctggggccctggaggagcTCCACTGTCACAAACGAATGAATCAGCCACCAGAAAACATGCCCGTGGCCCTCCCTGGAGCATAACCCTGCAGCACAGCACTCCGTGGGCCCTGCGGCCCCATCCCTAGACCGGTTAGCATCCAGCCCTGAGCACCCTCCAGCCCATGGCTCCAGTTCCAGCTTCTGAGCAgtcccccggggggcggggggcgggggtctgcttccccagcctccccctcaccccccccccctgcaCAGGCAGGTGTTCTGTGGAAGTGGCTTCAGGGCTGCTGTCCTTcccacacacacctgcccccACTGCATTAACCACCATCTCTATGGTTTATTTTCACCGTGCAGTTCTCAGACCTATTATtggctcaacaaatatttgctgaatgtgTGAATGGAGcccataactttttttttactttacagtTTTCTGGGTCCATCAGTGCACAGCAGCTGCCAAACACATACAGTGTGGACATAAGGCGTAAGAACGCCCAAGCCAGTACAGGATGCTTGTAAGAATTTATTTGGGCCCACGTGGCAACTGCCGGGAAGCAAGACCTCAAATGCTCAGGAGAATGACGgctttgcagcttcttttatgcatgcAGAATTAAGAAAGGTATGTTGTCAAAAACAGTGGACAGggtttgcttaaggcaaagataaaccttgtACTAAAAAAGCTGTgtgcctggggcatgactacccacctccacctgcccaggTGGGAGTTATGGTCAGGTCATCTTGTGAGGTTATTTTCCACAGAAACCCTTTTTTTTTGGTCCACAACTAGCAGTATAGATTAACCTCTAATTGTTAAAAGTAACAGGttccctggctggagtagctcagtggattgagcaggggctgggaaccaaagtgtcccaggttcgattcccagccagggtacattcctgggttgcaggccataacccccagcaaccgcacattgatgtttctctccctctccctcccctccctaaaaaatgaataaataaataaatcttttaaaaaaaaagtaacaggtTACATAATTGCTTTAAAATTACACCTTTAATTTTGAAtcgttttaaaatattatcagtgGTGAATGTCACATCCCCTGaagacatttgatttttttctaaacagcCCAAAGCTATTCAAGGTAAATAAAACGAGTACTCCTTTGTCTGAGGGATGGGCAGGGCACAAAGAATCAGACAAAGTTACACAGGCAATGTTACACAAAAGCAGTAAGTAGCACTTAAATAGTGAGCAAACCGGTTCCCTGAGCAATCTCTACATCCCTTTGCAAAAAGAAAgggggccctggcccagtggGTTAGGTGGCTGGAGCGGTGTCCCTTACACCAAACGGTTGTGGATTCTATGAGATCAGTGTTCAGCTCTTGGCACCCAACAGGAGGCTGAGAATTGCCCGCGGCAGGCCCACACCCGCCCCCCTCTCTCCCGGAGGGAGCAGGGGGGCGGGGACTGGGGAATTCCCCGGTCGCTGAGCA
This DNA window, taken from Phyllostomus discolor isolate MPI-MPIP mPhyDis1 chromosome 7, mPhyDis1.pri.v3, whole genome shotgun sequence, encodes the following:
- the SLC25A38 gene encoding mitochondrial glycine transporter isoform X2 encodes the protein MQQRGHLHPVIKAFLCGSISGTCSTLLFQPLDLLKTRLQTLQPLAPGSRRIGMLALLLQVVRTESLLGLWKGMSPSIVRCVPGVGIYFSSLYALKQHFLRGHPPTAVESVMLGVGSRSVAGVCMSPITVIKTRYESGRYGYESVYAALRSIYRSEGPRGLFSGLTATLLRDAPFSGIYLMFYTQTKNLVSHDQLDAALVPAANFGCGVFAGVLASLVTQPADVIKTHMQLSPVKFRWFGQAVAIIFKDHGLRGFFHGSVPRALRRTLMAAMAWTVYEEMMAKMGLKS
- the SLC25A38 gene encoding mitochondrial glycine transporter isoform X1; amino-acid sequence: MIQNSSPPLLQPQDVGDRMETLMLHPVIKAFLCGSISGTCSTLLFQPLDLLKTRLQTLQPLAPGSRRIGMLALLLQVVRTESLLGLWKGMSPSIVRCVPGVGIYFSSLYALKQHFLRGHPPTAVESVMLGVGSRSVAGVCMSPITVIKTRYESGRYGYESVYAALRSIYRSEGPRGLFSGLTATLLRDAPFSGIYLMFYTQTKNLVSHDQLDAALVPAANFGCGVFAGVLASLVTQPADVIKTHMQLSPVKFRWFGQAVAIIFKDHGLRGFFHGSVPRALRRTLMAAMAWTVYEEMMAKMGLKS
- the SLC25A38 gene encoding mitochondrial glycine transporter isoform X3; translation: MIQNSSPPLLQPQDVGDRMETLMLHPVIKAFLCGSISGTCSTLLFQPLDLLKTRLQTLQPLAPGSRRIGMLALLLQVVRTESLLGLWKGMSPSIVRCVPGVGIYFSSLYALKQHFLRGHPPTAVESVMLGVGSRSVAGVCMSPITVIKTRYESGRYGYESVYAALRSIYRSEGPRGLFSGLTATLLRDAPFSGIYLMFYTQTKNLVSHGPWAAWLLPRQCPPGPPQDSDGSHGVDGL